From one Thalassobaculum sp. OXR-137 genomic stretch:
- a CDS encoding MBL fold metallo-hydrolase — MKTDVDYIFGETLPEPGTAMEVAPGIRWIRMPLPFALDHVNLFLLDDGEDGWVLVDTGAALKPTQDLWELVLANELQGKPITQIIVTHFHPDHVGNAGWLQERTGAPLWMSRTEWLSARVNRAEPPEQFQQYAPDFYSRAGLSDLLVAELRDLGNHFHSLVSPVPPIYRRISEETALEIGGRTWVPILSGGHSPEHICLYCPDDNMVLGGDFLLPRISPNVSVWWNEPEGNPLADYIRFLQNLDYMEDDILVLPSHDRPYRGLHERRADLIAHHEERFDLALEVCAEPSTAADVMYTMFKRQLDAHQSRFAIGEALAHLNYLVEDGQLERSLDENGVWRYRAEA, encoded by the coding sequence ATGAAAACAGACGTTGATTACATTTTCGGCGAGACCCTGCCCGAGCCGGGCACGGCCATGGAAGTCGCTCCCGGAATCCGCTGGATCCGGATGCCCCTGCCCTTCGCCCTCGACCACGTGAACCTGTTCCTGCTGGATGACGGCGAGGACGGCTGGGTTCTGGTGGATACCGGTGCCGCGCTGAAGCCGACCCAGGACCTGTGGGAACTGGTGCTGGCGAACGAGCTCCAGGGCAAGCCGATCACGCAGATCATCGTCACCCATTTCCACCCGGACCACGTCGGCAATGCCGGCTGGCTGCAGGAGCGCACCGGCGCGCCGTTGTGGATGAGCCGCACCGAATGGCTGTCCGCCCGGGTCAACCGCGCCGAGCCGCCGGAGCAGTTCCAGCAATACGCGCCGGATTTCTACAGCCGCGCCGGGCTCTCCGACCTGCTGGTCGCCGAGCTGCGCGACCTCGGCAACCACTTCCACAGCCTGGTCTCGCCGGTGCCGCCGATCTACCGGCGGATCAGCGAGGAGACGGCGCTGGAGATCGGCGGCCGGACCTGGGTTCCGATCCTGTCCGGCGGCCACTCTCCGGAGCATATCTGCCTGTACTGCCCGGACGACAACATGGTGCTGGGGGGAGACTTCCTACTGCCGCGGATCTCGCCCAACGTGTCGGTCTGGTGGAACGAGCCGGAGGGCAACCCGCTGGCCGACTACATCCGGTTCCTGCAGAACCTGGATTACATGGAGGACGACATCCTGGTGTTGCCGTCCCACGACCGGCCCTATCGCGGCCTGCACGAGCGCCGCGCCGACCTGATCGCCCACCACGAGGAGCGGTTCGATCTGGCGCTGGAGGTCTGTGCCGAGCCGTCCACGGCGGCGGATGTCATGTACACGATGTTCAAACGCCAGCTCGACGCCCACCAGAGCCGCTTCGCCATCGGCGAGGCGCTGGCCCATCTGAACTACCTGGTGGAAGACGGCCAGCTCGAGCGCAGCCTGGATGAGAATGGGGTGTGGCGCTACCGGGCGGAGGCGTGA
- a CDS encoding phosphoenolpyruvate carboxylase, protein MSQAEISRDDQPKAPADAAVHPLHPAPHDLVAWCLDRLNHHDAIAQHDPLATGVRSLAIDLLEHLEEGSLDLSALHSVVRQISDRALIERAGRLREQCPPADWTATVAAALAPLEESGLAEIRAAVETTRAGVVFTAHPTFALSRRMRAILAGIASGDADASAQLGDVPHAPDPAITLGAEHADVRAALLNAQDALRKLNGAILNWLETHVPNKWWSIRPAPLQLATWVGYDLDGRTDIHWAETLRFRLEEKALQLARYRDTLAEIGGDGVQPLIDRLAAAEAETAAQAAQFAGDLEDPDVVVAAANRLTAEGPGRLTSLAPILEAIDALIAQESDSARRKALCVLAAEMEACGLGIAKIHLRVNAAQVRSAVQADLDLSGLAEFHDRRALAAAAEKSAEATAANVNFGAVFQESMTARRQMMLCAQILKHIDADAPIRFLIAEVEAPATIMGAVYLARHYGIADRLDISPLFETPPVIERGARFMERLFDEEEYVAYIRGRGRVSLQFGFSDSGRFMGQIGANLAIERLQIQVARAMAARGIDDVEVLLFNTHGESMGRGGFPGTLADRFDHLFTPWARARYAQKGLRALAEISFQGGDGYLYFATPALAEATACGIARWAFAPPGIEKPEDDAFYGDIDFSWDLYRAVKSWQEALFEDEHYQDVLGAFPPNLLPATGSRKTRRQSGTSKGAGARGMRAIPHNAALQQLAAPANVMGGLGSAARREPERFLALIEGSPRFSRLMAMVMRARRLTSMAVLRTYADLYSPSFWTIQASRTDSEDAAKVAYRIADRLSRRDHDHAIQRLANLLSRDRRQLDTVCGDMASDGIGDRSFPRELYVLHAVRLVLVMQAFSLTASTPGFSHRHDLTHAVLIDMALDLRFAEVAETIETIFPTGTEAAEAFSALTEPSDIAAEQAGYPEVKRGIADPLRWIDGAIKEISVGIAHFYGAYG, encoded by the coding sequence GTGTCCCAGGCCGAAATCTCCCGCGACGACCAGCCCAAGGCGCCCGCCGACGCGGCCGTCCACCCGCTGCACCCCGCCCCGCACGACCTGGTGGCCTGGTGCCTGGATCGGCTGAACCATCACGATGCCATCGCCCAGCACGACCCGCTCGCCACCGGCGTGCGCAGCCTGGCCATCGACTTGCTGGAGCATCTGGAAGAGGGCAGCCTCGACCTGTCCGCCCTGCATTCGGTGGTGCGCCAGATCAGCGACCGCGCCCTGATCGAGCGCGCCGGCCGCCTGCGCGAGCAGTGCCCGCCGGCCGATTGGACGGCCACCGTCGCCGCCGCCCTGGCGCCACTCGAAGAGTCCGGGTTGGCAGAGATCCGCGCCGCAGTGGAGACCACCCGCGCCGGCGTGGTGTTCACCGCCCACCCGACCTTCGCCCTGTCCCGCCGCATGCGCGCCATCCTGGCCGGCATCGCCAGCGGAGACGCCGATGCCTCTGCCCAGCTCGGCGACGTCCCCCACGCGCCGGATCCGGCGATCACCCTCGGTGCCGAGCACGCCGACGTGCGCGCCGCGCTGCTGAACGCCCAGGACGCCCTGCGCAAGCTGAACGGCGCCATCCTCAACTGGCTTGAGACCCACGTCCCCAACAAGTGGTGGAGCATCCGCCCGGCACCGCTGCAGCTCGCCACCTGGGTCGGCTACGACCTGGACGGCCGCACCGACATCCATTGGGCCGAGACCCTGCGCTTCCGGCTGGAGGAGAAGGCGCTGCAGCTCGCCCGCTACCGCGACACCCTGGCGGAGATCGGCGGCGACGGGGTGCAGCCGCTGATCGACCGGCTGGCCGCCGCCGAGGCCGAGACCGCCGCCCAGGCCGCCCAGTTCGCCGGCGACCTGGAGGACCCGGACGTGGTGGTGGCCGCCGCCAACCGGCTGACCGCCGAGGGGCCGGGCCGCCTCACCTCCCTCGCCCCGATCCTGGAGGCGATCGACGCCCTCATCGCCCAGGAGAGCGACAGCGCCCGGCGCAAGGCGCTCTGCGTGCTCGCCGCCGAGATGGAGGCCTGCGGGCTCGGCATCGCCAAGATCCACCTGCGGGTCAATGCCGCCCAGGTCCGCTCCGCCGTGCAGGCCGATCTCGACCTGTCGGGCCTGGCCGAGTTCCACGACCGGCGCGCGCTGGCCGCCGCCGCCGAGAAATCCGCCGAGGCCACCGCCGCCAACGTGAATTTCGGCGCGGTCTTCCAGGAGAGCATGACGGCGCGGCGCCAGATGATGCTCTGCGCCCAGATCCTGAAGCATATCGACGCCGACGCGCCGATCCGCTTCCTCATCGCCGAGGTCGAGGCGCCGGCCACCATCATGGGTGCCGTCTATCTCGCCCGGCATTACGGCATCGCCGACCGGCTCGACATCTCGCCGCTGTTCGAGACCCCACCGGTGATCGAGCGCGGCGCCCGCTTCATGGAGCGCCTGTTCGACGAGGAGGAGTACGTCGCCTATATCCGCGGCCGCGGCCGGGTCAGCCTGCAGTTCGGTTTCTCAGACAGCGGCCGGTTCATGGGCCAGATCGGCGCCAATCTGGCGATCGAGCGGCTGCAGATCCAGGTCGCCCGCGCCATGGCGGCGCGCGGGATCGACGATGTGGAGGTCCTGCTGTTCAACACCCACGGGGAATCCATGGGCCGCGGCGGCTTCCCCGGCACGCTTGCCGACCGGTTCGACCACCTGTTCACCCCCTGGGCGCGGGCGCGCTACGCCCAGAAGGGCCTGCGGGCGCTGGCGGAGATAAGCTTCCAGGGCGGCGACGGCTATCTGTATTTCGCCACCCCCGCCCTGGCCGAGGCGACCGCCTGCGGCATCGCCCGCTGGGCCTTCGCCCCGCCGGGCATCGAGAAGCCGGAGGACGACGCGTTCTACGGCGATATCGACTTTTCCTGGGACCTCTACCGGGCGGTGAAATCCTGGCAGGAGGCGCTGTTCGAGGACGAGCATTACCAGGACGTGCTCGGCGCCTTCCCGCCGAACCTGCTGCCGGCCACCGGCTCGCGCAAGACTCGGCGGCAGAGCGGCACCTCGAAGGGAGCTGGCGCGCGCGGCATGCGGGCGATCCCGCACAACGCCGCCCTGCAGCAGCTCGCCGCCCCGGCCAACGTGATGGGCGGGCTCGGGTCGGCGGCCCGGCGGGAGCCGGAACGGTTCCTGGCGCTGATCGAGGGTTCGCCCCGGTTCTCGCGGCTGATGGCGATGGTGATGCGGGCGCGCCGGCTGACCAGCATGGCGGTGCTGCGGACCTATGCAGATCTCTACAGCCCGAGCTTCTGGACCATCCAGGCGTCGCGCACCGACAGCGAGGATGCCGCCAAGGTGGCCTACCGCATCGCCGACCGGCTGAGCCGGCGCGACCACGACCACGCGATCCAGAGGCTGGCCAACCTGCTGTCCCGCGACCGCCGCCAGCTCGACACGGTCTGCGGCGACATGGCGAGCGACGGGATCGGCGACCGCAGCTTCCCGCGCGAGCTCTACGTGCTGCACGCGGTGCGGCTGGTGCTGGTGATGCAGGCGTTTTCGCTGACCGCGTCGACGCCGGGATTCTCCCACCGCCACGACCTGACCCATGCGGTGCTGATCGACATGGCGCTGGATCTGCGCTTCGCCGAGGTGGCGGAGACGATCGAGACGATCTTCCCCACGGGAACGGAGGCGGCGGAGGCGTTCTCTGCCCTGACCGAGCCGAGCGACATCGCCGCCGAGCAGGCGGGCTATCCGGAAGTGAAGCGCGGCATCGCCGACCCGCTGCGCTGGATCGACGGCGCGATCAAGGAGATCAGCGTGGGGATCGCGCATTTCTATGGGGCATATGGGTGA